A window of Halomicrobium zhouii genomic DNA:
TGTTCGTCGATCCCGGCGCGGCGACGGAGGAAGAGATTCCCGCGAAGCTCGAACTCGAGCGCGGCGGTATCGAGTACGCGGACCCACTCGGCGACCACTCGCTGGTGACGGATGCCATCGAGGCGGAGGTCGCCAGGCAACGGGTGTTGACGGACGCGAGGAGAGGGAGCCCGCACTCCTTCGAAGCCGCGCTGAGGTCGGGGGCGCACGCTCTCGCTAGCGACGGCGAGGGCGAGCCGCTGTAGCCCGCCGGAGAATCTTCTCGGCCAACGCCGTTCGGGATAGCGCAGGCCTCCGTCGCGGTCAGAGTGAAAGAACTGTGAGCGGCCGGCGTAACCTATAGCCCGACCTCGCCCTCCCGGACGTCGCTCGCGACGTGGACCAGTTCGTTTGTCAGCCCGGCGGCGAGTCCGCTGCCGCCGCGCCGACCGACGTTGGTGATAGCGGGAACGCCGTGGTCGGCCGCCACCTCCCGCAGTCGCTCGCGGCTCTCCGCGGCTTTGACGAACCCCACGGGCGTCGCGACCACGACGGCGGGCCGAGTGCCCTGTTCGATGCAGTCCGCGAGGGCGAGCGCGGCGGTCGGCGCGTTCCCGACGACGGCTATCGCGCCGTCGTAGACGCCCTCGCTGTCGAGTTCGAGGACGGAGGCCGCCGTCCGCGTCATCCCCGTCTCGGCGGCCAGTTCCGCGCCGTTGCCGATGGCCTTCCGGACCGGGCAGTCGTGGCCGCGGCCGGTGATCCCCGCCTGCACCATCGTGATGTCCGTGACGATGGGCTGTTCGTCGAGAACCGCGCGCGCTCCCACTCTGACGGGTTCGTCCTCGTCCGCGCCAGTGAACCGGACGAGATACTGAAATTCGGGGTCGCCGGTGGCGTGGACGGACTTCTGGCGGATCCGGTCGGCCAGCGTCTCGTCGGGGACGAGCTCCCGGACGCGGTCCATGCTCGTCTCGGCGATCTCCATCGCGTCCGCGGTGGTCGCCCCGAGGTCGGCGTACTCTTCGAACGCTTCGTCATGCCCTTTACCGGCCTCGTTTTCCGGGTTAGTCGTCATCGCTGGTCACCTCCGATTGATTCGCACCACTCGCTCTGGCCTCCAGATCACCGTCCACCTGCAAATTGACGTCTCGTAGCCTGTCTCGCATCTCGTCGTCGGCCTCCCAGAGGTCGCGGTTGATGGCCTCCAGCAGGGTTTCAGTGATGGAGTCGAGCGCCCAGGGATTGACCTCGCGGAGCCACTCCTGGCGGTCCTCGTCGAGCGCGTAGCGCTCGGCCACGTCCTCCCAGAGCCGATCACTGACGACGCCAGTCGTCGCGTCCCAGCCCAGCACCACGTCGACCGTCGTCGAGAGGTCGCCGGCGCCCTTGTAGCCGTGTTCCTCCATGGAGTCGAGCCAGTCGGGGTTGAGCACGCGGGCGCGCATCGCCTTCCGGACCTTCTCCTCGTTGGTGTAGACGTCGACGTTATCGGGGTCGCTGGAGTCGCCGACGTAGGAGGCCGGCTCCTCGCCCGCCATCTCCGTGACGGCGGTGATGAAGCCGCCGTGGAAGGCGTACCAGTCCGAGGAGTCGAACTCGTCCTGTTCGGCCGTGTCCTCTATCTTGACGGTGGCCTCGACCGACGAGAGGCGTCGCTCGAAGGCGTCGTGGGCCTCGCTGACGTTCCCTCTGGAGCCCATCGCGTAGCCGCCCCACTGGACGTACACCGACGCGAGGTCCGAGCGGTCGTCCCAGTTGCCCTCGTCGACGGCCTTGTTCGTCCCCGCGCCGTAGCCGCCGGGTCGGGTCGTGAACACGCGGTGCTTCGCGGTGGCCCGGGCGTCGCTCTCGTCGAATCCCGGATCGTCGGCCTCCGCGAGGAGGCGCTCCGTCTCCGCCTCGACGTGCTTCTTGACGTAGTTCATCTCCAGGGGTTCGTCGAGGTCGACCACCGCGTCGACCGCGTCGTGGACGACGCTCGCCGCGGCGGGGAACGCGTCCCGGAACAGCCCGGAGACGCGCGTCGTCACGTCGATTCTCGGCCTATTCAGT
This region includes:
- a CDS encoding precorrin-8X methylmutase, whose translation is MTTNPENEAGKGHDEAFEEYADLGATTADAMEIAETSMDRVRELVPDETLADRIRQKSVHATGDPEFQYLVRFTGADEDEPVRVGARAVLDEQPIVTDITMVQAGITGRGHDCPVRKAIGNGAELAAETGMTRTAASVLELDSEGVYDGAIAVVGNAPTAALALADCIEQGTRPAVVVATPVGFVKAAESRERLREVAADHGVPAITNVGRRGGSGLAAGLTNELVHVASDVREGEVGL